DNA sequence from the Fuscovulum ytuae genome:
GCAGGGCGGCCAGTTCCGCCCGCGTTTCAGGCAGGATCGCCCCAATCTCCGACATCCAATCCATACCGCCTCCACCACCACTTGGGGGTAGAAAACAGCCCGCCGATGCCCCGATCAAGGCCAAAAGAAAAGGGCCGCCCCAAGGGCGGCCCATCCTTGCCGAAAGGTCCGGCGATCAATCCATCTGCTTGAAGTTGAAGGCCGCGCCTTCCTTGATCCCCGACGGCCAGCGCGAGGTGATGGTCTTCGTCCGCGTGTAGAAGCGGAAGGCATCCGGGCCATGCTGGTTCAGATCACCGAAGGCCGATTTCTTCCAGCCGCCGAAGGTATGATAGGCCAGCGGCACCGGGATCGGCACGTTGATCCCGATCATCCCCACATTGACCCGCGCCGCGAAATCGCGCGCCGTGTCGCCGTCACGGGTAAAGATCGCGGTGCCGTTGCCATATTCGTGGTCCATCGCATAGGCCAAGGCCTCTTCATAGGTCTTGGCGCGGACGGTGGACAGGACAGGCCCGAAAATCTCTTTGCGGTAGATGTCCATGTCGCGGGTGACATGGTCAAAGAGATGGGGGCCGACGAAGAAGCCATCCTCATAGCCCTGCAGCTTGAAGTTCCGGCCATCGACCACCAGTTTCGCGCCCTGCGCCACGCCACTTTCGACCAGACGCAGGATATTGGCCTTCGCCGCCGCCGTCACCACGGGGCCGTAATCCACATCATTGCCAGCGGTATAGGGGCCGACCTTCAACTTCTCGATCCGCGGGATCAGCTTTTCGATCAGTGCATCCGCTGTCGCATCGCCCACCGGAACCGCGACCGAGATCGCCATGCAGCGTTCGCCCGCCGCGCCATAGCCTGCGCCGACCAAGGCATCTGCGGCCTGATCCATGTCGGCATCCGGCATGATGATCATGTGGTTCTTGGCACCGCCAAAGCATTGCACGCGCTTGCCGTTGGAACAGCCGCGCCCATAGATATATTCCGCAATGGGGGTAGAGCCGACAAAGCCGATCCCCGCGATGACGGGCGAGTCGAGGATGGCATCCACCGCTTCCTTGTCGCCATTGATGACTTGCAGCACGCCATCAGGAAGCCCCGCCTCCTGCATCAGTTCCGCCAGCATCAGGGGAACCGAAGGGTCACGCTCGGACGGCTTCAGGATGAAGGCATTCCCGCACGCGAGCGCAGGCCCCATCTTCCACATTGGGATCATGGCCGGAAAGTTGAAGGGCGTGATCCCCGCCGCCACGCCGATCGGCTGGCGCATGGAATACATGTCGATGCCCGGACCGGCGCTATCGGTGAATTCGCCCTTCAACAGATGCGGCGCACCGATGCAGAATTCCATCACCTCAAGCCCGCGCTGGATATCGCCCTTGGCGTCGGGGATGGTCTTGCCATGCTCGCTCGACAGTGCGGCGGCAAGCTTGTCCATATCGCGGTTCAGAAGGCGGACGAATTCCATCATCACCCGCGCGCGGCGCTGCGGGTTGGTCGCGCCCCATTTCACCTGCGCCTGCGCCGCATCCGCCGATGCAGCATCCAGTTCGGCCTTGCTGGCCAGCGCGACGCGCGCCTGAACCTCGCCCGTGGCCGGGTTGAAGACATCGGCAAAACGCCCCGACGTGCCCGCCACATGCTTGCCGTTGATCCAGTGACCGATCTCTTTCATGGGAGTCTCCCTCATTTGCTGGTGCCGAGAATAGCCTTGCGGAAATGCCGCAAACAGAGGAAAGAATTCAAAGAGGCTTTGCAAAAATGCAGGATGGGCGCGGATGGATTGGGACGACCTGCGTATCTTCCTTGCCGTTGCCCGCAGCGAAAGCCTGTCGGGCGCGGGTAAAAGGCTGAAGATCGACGCCGCCACCGTGGGCCGTCGCATCGCGCGGTTGGAAGAGGCGATGGGGGCGCGGCTTTTCGCCAAATCCCCGCAAGGCTATGCCCTGACCGAAGAGGGCACCCGCCTTCTGCCCCATGCCGAACGCGCCGAAACCGCGCTGGATGGCGCGCGCGAGGCGCTTTCCGGCCCCGAGGGTCTGTCGGGCCAGATTCGCATCGGCGCGCCTGATGGCTGCGCCAATTACCTGCTGCCGCAGGTTCTGGCCCAAATCTGCGACGCCAATCCGGGGCTAGAGGTGCAGATCGTCGCGCTTCCCCGCGTCTTTAACCTTTCAAAGCGCGAGGCCGACCTTGCCATCGCGGTCAGCCGCCCGACGGCAGGCCGCCTGACGGTGCAGAAACTGACGGATTACCGCCTGCATCTGGCCGCCCATCCCGATTACCTGTCGCGCACAGCGCCCCTGACCGCGCCGCAAGACCTGCGCCATCACCGCCTTGTCGGCTATATCCCCGATATGATCCACGATAAGGAACTGGACTACCTGGCCGAATTGGGGGCAGGGGCGGTGGCCTTGGCGTCGAACTCTGTCTCGGTTCAACTGAATTGGCTGCGCGCGGGGGCAGGGGTCGGCGTGGTACATGATTTCGCCCTTCCCGCCGCGCCGGAACTGGTGCGGGTGATCCCTGAACAACTGTCCCTGATTCGCAGTTTCTGGTTGATCCGCCATGCCGATGACGGGCGCGTGGCCCGCCTGAACCGCTTTGCCGATCTATTGGCGCAGGGCCTTCGGCGCGAAGTGGCGCGGCTTGAGGCCTATTCCACGCAGGACGGGTAGGGCGGTTCCTCACCCTCAATCACCGGGCAGAGGCGCAGGCGCAACAGCGCCTCGCCCCTTGGGCGCCAATCACCCGTGTCGGGCAAGACCTGCGCGCTTGATCTGGGGCCGCGGGCCGCCCATTGCAGGGTAAAGAGGTCGTCACCCGACAGCGCCACAAGGATCAAGGCAGTTTCGGCCTGCCCACCCCCAGAGTCCCCGCAGGAAAAGGCCACCAGATGCGCGGCATCCGCCCCGTCCACCTCTTGCGCGCCTTCATCCGAACCCCAGAAGGTTTCGGGGCAGGCATCCCGGAACCCACCCCCGATCATCGATGCCATATCCAGCGGATCACCGATCCGTGGCGCCAAGCCTTCGGCCGCCGAAAGGGTGATCATCTGCGACCAATCCTCCACCCCTTCGCCTGACGGGACCAGTTCCAGAAGATAGCTGCCGTCCTCTTCCGCCTCATAGACCGCGACAAAATCGGCGGGCATCGGAAAGGCCACGATCCGCCCATAGGCCCGAGTCGCGGCCGTGATCTCATCCGCCACAGCCGGAACCGCACCAAGCAGTCCCACAAGAACGGCCAAGAACCGCATGTCACCCTCCACCAATCACTGCCACCAAGAATGTTGCGCCTTCTGAGATCTGTAAAGCCGCAGGCTTTCGTTGACAGACGCCGCGACCGCGCGCACCATCAAAATGACAACTAGGGAGGGAGGACCCCATGCTTGTCAGCCAAATCCTGAAAACCAAGGCCGATGATGGCGTCGTCACCGTGCCGCCGGGAACGTCTGTCGCCAAGGCCGCCGAAACGCTTTCGACGCGCCGGATCGGTGCCTTGATCGTTTCACCGGATGGCAAGCGGGTGTCGGGCATTGTGTCGGAACGCGATATCGTGCGGGAACTTGGCCGCCGTGGCCCGGCCTGCATGGCCGAAACGGTGGACAGCGTGATGACCGCCAATATCGTCGGATGCCGCCGCGATGACAGCGCCGATGAGGTGCTGCAAAAGATGACCGATGGCCGTTTCCGCCATATGCCGGTGATGGATGGCAATCAGATGATCGGCCTGATTTCGATCGGCGATGTGGTCAAGGCGCGGCTCACCGAACTCGCCATGGAAAAGGACGCGCTGGAAGGCATGATCAAGGGGTTCTGACCTTGGTCAACCCTGCGGCGCTTTGGGTCTTGCACTCAACCGCGCAATAATGTTGCGTGCTTCCACCGCGAAAGAGGGGGGAGTGGACCCATGCGTATCGGCCTTTACCCGGGCACCTTTGACCCCATCACGCTGGGCCATGTCGATATCATCCAGCGTGCCATGGCACTTGTGGATCGTCTGGTGATCGGTGTTGCGATCAACCGGGACAAGGGGCCGCTGTTTTCGCTCGAAGAGCGGGTCGCCATGGTGCAGGCGGAATGTGCCGCCATTCAGGCCAAGACTGGGGGAGAGATCGTTGTTCACCCC
Encoded proteins:
- a CDS encoding LysR family transcriptional regulator, producing the protein MDWDDLRIFLAVARSESLSGAGKRLKIDAATVGRRIARLEEAMGARLFAKSPQGYALTEEGTRLLPHAERAETALDGAREALSGPEGLSGQIRIGAPDGCANYLLPQVLAQICDANPGLEVQIVALPRVFNLSKREADLAIAVSRPTAGRLTVQKLTDYRLHLAAHPDYLSRTAPLTAPQDLRHHRLVGYIPDMIHDKELDYLAELGAGAVALASNSVSVQLNWLRAGAGVGVVHDFALPAAPELVRVIPEQLSLIRSFWLIRHADDGRVARLNRFADLLAQGLRREVARLEAYSTQDG
- a CDS encoding CoA-acylating methylmalonate-semialdehyde dehydrogenase → MKEIGHWINGKHVAGTSGRFADVFNPATGEVQARVALASKAELDAASADAAQAQVKWGATNPQRRARVMMEFVRLLNRDMDKLAAALSSEHGKTIPDAKGDIQRGLEVMEFCIGAPHLLKGEFTDSAGPGIDMYSMRQPIGVAAGITPFNFPAMIPMWKMGPALACGNAFILKPSERDPSVPLMLAELMQEAGLPDGVLQVINGDKEAVDAILDSPVIAGIGFVGSTPIAEYIYGRGCSNGKRVQCFGGAKNHMIIMPDADMDQAADALVGAGYGAAGERCMAISVAVPVGDATADALIEKLIPRIEKLKVGPYTAGNDVDYGPVVTAAAKANILRLVESGVAQGAKLVVDGRNFKLQGYEDGFFVGPHLFDHVTRDMDIYRKEIFGPVLSTVRAKTYEEALAYAMDHEYGNGTAIFTRDGDTARDFAARVNVGMIGINVPIPVPLAYHTFGGWKKSAFGDLNQHGPDAFRFYTRTKTITSRWPSGIKEGAAFNFKQMD
- a CDS encoding CBS domain-containing protein yields the protein MLVSQILKTKADDGVVTVPPGTSVAKAAETLSTRRIGALIVSPDGKRVSGIVSERDIVRELGRRGPACMAETVDSVMTANIVGCRRDDSADEVLQKMTDGRFRHMPVMDGNQMIGLISIGDVVKARLTELAMEKDALEGMIKGF